Within Salvia splendens isolate huo1 chromosome 21, SspV2, whole genome shotgun sequence, the genomic segment AAGTATAGTATTTGTTTACCCTTCCTTGAGATTTTTCACTACGTTAAGTTTGTCATATGAAAATATAGCCCATTAGGCAATTTTCAGGAGTTCTTAACCAAAAgaataaattgacaaataaaataGGATGAAATTAACATAATCAATAAGACAAAAATCCAACTCACACATGCTGGCGTGGGAAGCCAAGCAGGCTGGAATGAGATGATTTGTGAGGAATGTGATTGGATATGTGATGCAATTTAGGCACCTGCTGATTCTGTGTAGTGTACTTGATTAAGTACTCTGATTCGATATATTCTATCATCAAATATCAGGCATGGTTATGGAAGATGGCAAGCAATTGTTGATGACAAGGACTTGAGAATACAAGAAGTGATTTGTCAGGAGTTGAACCTTCCATTTATAAATACACCTGCCCCAGGAGCTACTCAAGTGCAGAATGCTATGGGGACTTCTCAGGCCCAGGCCTCTGCTGCTGGAGTTCCCCCGCCTCAAGTTTCCAACACGGGAATATCTCAGTCAACAAATGGTGTGAACTCAGAACATGCTGAAGCACCGGGAAATGAGGCAAAAGGGACTACTGCTGGGAGCGAAGCTACTCCTGATATTGCTCATGGAGCTACTGATACTACATCCCGGTCACAACTTTTCCAAGACCAGTCCGTGCTGTACCATTTTCGGGAGATGCAGAGAAGACAAGTTGAATTTATCAAGAAAAGGGTTCTGCTTCTAGAAAAAGGTCTCAACGCAGAGCTGCAGAGAGCTTATTATGTAAGTCCTTTGTAATGTTCCTCTAATTTGATAGCTGTAAGCAGTGGAAAATGCTCTGGTTCTGAAAAGTCATCCGATTTTGGTTTGATTGTTGTTAGACCCGACATTATAATATTCTCTAAATAAAGGGTGATTTCTCGCAGGCTGATGAGAAACCAAACGGAGTTCCAAACGAAGAGACACCACACAAGGTCAAAGAAACAGAAACTCCATGTTCCGAGGCATTTGATACCAAAATGATTGATCCGTTGCCAGAAGTTGAAATAATATGTAAGTAATTTAAATCCCATCCACAAGAATACTAATTAATACTACAGAATTATCGAGTTCCAGTCATTCTTAATTTCGGGTGAATGCAGCTTCCACAGAAATCTCGGAATGTGCTTGTGACACCACACAGGAGCGcttggcagtggctaggctctTCAATGAGGTAAACGAACAGTAAAGAAGAAAGTTTCTGCATAAACAGTGAGCAAGACATATATAACCTGGTATGCGCGTTTTGTTTTATTGCAGATGACCATGATATTGAAAGACAACGTGCTTGATTCGGGTGAAGCTTACACAAGTTTGGAATCGAGGAAAAAGCTGGCCCCCCTCAAAGAAATGAGCGAAGAAATAACCCAAATACTGAGAGTAGTAGACAGTGGCCAGGCGATGGATGTCGATCAAAGTAATGCGGGTGCTGATGCCGAAGCAGTAGAATCGATTGATAATGGATCTGACCATGTAGAAACGGAGGAGAAATCGAACCCTCAGGCTACTGACTGACTATTTAGGATGTTGTATGTACTACTAAAATACATTTTTGTCTGTCTGTTTTGTCTGTAATATCTGACTACAGTTTAGGTGGTAAAAGACTACAATTCTCAAATTTCGTCTATAATTTCGACGGTTTAGTAGAGGCTACATTTTTTTAAGTTGGTGTTAATTTGATGTTTTTCTTTATGTACAAGAGCTGATATGATCAAGGCTGCTTTTTTTGGCCATGGAATTTGCTGCGATTGGGAAGATGAATGTTgcaaaaattgtttttaattggTTGGTGTAGTAATAAATTGGTTTGATGAATTAAACGATGTTGAGATTTATGAATATCACAAAATCAATCTTAGATAATCCTGTACCAATCCAATGATCCAGtcaatcaaattaataaaaaagtaaatCTTGGAGAGTTTTGGATCAATTTAACCAAATTAACGAGTAATGGCCAAAATTGATTCTaaacatatgacgattttacgattttgatcataaacattatcttttgaattatttcgtCTTAAACAATTGAAAATGGGCCGGATTTGGTCCTTTTTGAACGGCGCGGTCTAAAACTAACAATCAGTCCTTGTGTTATGTGATTTTGACAAGATTAAGTTACTAATTACTTTTTTAGCACTTAATTTATAACCTAATATTTTGTTTGcaaattttttaatgtaaaatacttttaactaccaaaaaaatgcaaaaaatacaacaaaaaattttctcttttatttctcATTCTGAATTAAGAAGGCAATTTACACAAATTGAAACCTAattcccaaaaaataaaaaaaatagaatcagCCCAGATTCACGTTGCCGCAATTGGTGATGGGGCAGACGAGCGAACACGGTGGGATTGCAGAAGCTTGAAGGCGACAAGAGTTTAGAAAGGGAAGGAGGAGGAGAAGCCGAGAGAGGTGAGTTCGCCgtggagaaaaaaaataggaGGAGATGGCCGCTACGTGCCGTTGCACGGAGGAGACGACAGCTGCACTGGCGGCAGAGTGAGAGAATCAGCGACGAGAATGGGGAAAAAGGAGGAGGCGCCCCCTTTCcttcccaaaaatattttcagttTGTTAGGGTTAAAGGACATcatctttttaaaaaattttagaataataATTCTAATTCAAAAACCTAATCCGgtcaaaataaactaaatagtAGTTAACTGTTAGTTTTAAACAACGCCGTTTAAAAAGGACTAAATTCAGTCCGTTTTCAATTGTGTAGGACGAAATAATTCAATAGATAATGCTCAGGactaaaatcgtaaaatcgGCATATGTTCTGGACCATTTTTGACCTTTACTCCGAATTAATTGATCCTCAATCAAATAAATTTTGGATAATTTTGGACCAATTAAATCGCAATATCAGATATTCTCTAGATAAATCTTGAGCATTATTAACTACTTCCACCATTATATCGGTGCATGTCCTTTCTATCCTTTACCATATTTAATAGGTTGGTCGtatattctattaattcattatacttaatattttattataaaaataatacatgaAATTCATATTCAATTATCTTTCGACCTCAAGGCTGACTACATTTTTTACTCAAATTGAGACAATAgaagtatatttttttgaatttttattcatAGTTATATACTTGTAAACGTAAgtatcactttttttttatttttatttatatttaatataaaccattgcaaaaaaatattttttaatactgATCGAAGCAGCAGTAGTGGTTGTCCATTGCTAAgaatataaaagaataaaaagggTTGAATTAGAGTtcaagaagagagagagagagagagggccaACCGGCGTGGAGTGGTGGCCGTAGCAGCAGTAGTAGTTGACAATTCGCTCTCGCTCAAACAAACACCCATTTCCTTCATTTTCACGTTTCTCCTCTTCCCAAACCTCCaattctcctcttcttcttctgaatttTTGACCTTTCTCCACTTCAACTCCCCTCCTGCAATTCAATTCATCAGCCACACCTCTGAATTTTGACTGTGAATGGATCCTCCCGCCTCTTGGGACTCCTTGCGCAAACAGGTATCTATCTCAATTCTTTTTGACTATTTTCTCTTCCTTCGTCGCAATTTCATTTGCTCGCGCTCCAAAATCCACTAGAATCTAGATTTTAGGGCTACAATCGGTATGATCAGATTTGTGAtgtttagtggtggtggtggttccTACATACCCTAGTCTGCAAATACAATTCAATTACGGTTAGATCACCATTTGTTATGCGGATATCATCTTTAATGACTGCCGCTATGCTCACTCTTATCGATTGTGATGAGTCCTCCACTGCATTGTGAATATTATTATCGTTTTGTGTGATTCGATTCTGGATCTAATTCTTCATATACTATTAGCTGCATCATCAATTTCACTTTGTTTGATGTATGGTTGTTTCTGTCCTGTGCTTGCATCTAAACAGGCGAGGAAACTTGAAACTCAGCTGGATGAACAGATGCACTTGTATCGCAAGTTAGTCTCTACAAAAGTTGAATCATGTAACGATAATGATTTGGAGTCTGGAATCGATCATCTCCTGAAACAGCTTCAGCAAGTTAATGTCCAAATGCAAACGTGGGTTTCATCTGGTGGATCAGAGATCTTTTCTCATACATTGACACGACATCAGGAAATCCTTCAGGATCTTACTCAGGTTTGCAATTGTTTTGTCATCTCACTGTGTAGGAATGCTTTCTTTGTGTATGGCTTGGCTTTGCATTGTGAGGTTGCTCTCTGGAGCTAAAATCTCAGTCTGAATTTCTATGCTATGTTCCAGATGAAGATTTTTTGCATAATAATCTTGTAGAAGTAGTGACATAAGACGGTGTGGATAATGCTGTAAAGTGTAAACCTAAAACCTCACCTGTATAATTCTTTGATCTTGGCATTTCTGAGCGGTTCATTTGAATTTTGTATGTTCATGATTCTTATTCAGTATTGTCTTGTGTTTTTTTAGCTTCTTCATCTTTCATATGGCTGATTAAGAATTCTATGTTGCTTAAAGTGCCTTTCTTTTTGGTTCCATAGGAGTTCAAGCGACTTCATTCCAGTCATAAAGCTAAAAAAGAGCATGCATCACTTCTTGAGGATTTTAGGGAGTTTGACCGTTCAAGATTAGACCTTGAAGAAGGTGGTGGTTCTTATGATCAAGCTCTTCTCAAGGAACGTGCTTCTCTCCATAGAAATTCCAGCCAGGTAATGGGTAGCCTTTGTCTATGTAGTGTTATAGGTGAAATGATGTTGCCTCATGAGTCATGAGCTGGCACCAAAAGAACATGAAGATAATGGAAATAGAATTTTCTTTGTTGCATCTGAAAAAGCTACTGGGTTTGCTTTGCGGGACACTAAATGCTTGCCAGATGGCAAGATATAGACCTTAAAAATTACTCATGCTATGTTGCTAGGCATATCTTGGTTAGCATGAGCCTTAATAACTGGATAAGTTGGCCGAATGGAAACTGGGTGCATATAGTTCTCAAATTGCATTATTCTGATTCCAATTAAGGTATTAGATACTATGATGCCAAATCATGTAAAAGATGTTCATAATCCAAATTCTGAATGTGTAGGTTACAATATGATAAATGTGATTATTTGTGCTAATAATGAAAGTGTGTGGGGGTGTCCATGGAGACAAAATTGGCTCACGGTTTAACCAATTCTGTTTCCTATATGGatctttatttgtttttcctGAGTTAACTCTTCGTTTTCCTGTAGGTGGACTCTGTGATATCTCAAGCCCAAGAAACATTGAAGTCCCTAGTCTTCCAGCGCTCCACATTTGGGGGCATTAATTTGAAGCTTAGTAATGTGGGAAGCCGTCTTCCAACGGTAAGTAAAACAACTAAATATGCCTATCCAGCAAAAATCACACTGCACACTTGAAATGATAAAAATCCCAGATATGCTGGACATAAAATAAAAGACCAAGCTTTCTCGATATTGTGCAGGTGAATAACATTCTCTCATcaataaagaagaaaaagtcCATGGACACCATCGTACTCTCCTTAGTTGCATCTGTGTGCacgtttttaattttaatttactggTGGACCAAGTAAGTGGGAGTTTTGCATCGACTCGGAGCGGTTTTGGGTTGATCTGGAGCTGAGAATATTGTCTGTACATATCTTCTTGGCATGCTCTGGATCTATTGTTTGGTCACACACATGTGAGATTGAATCTGTAATGGTGTCCCCATCTTGATTATATTTGTTACCCTGTTAAAAACTTGGTACATCTGAAGATTATACACTTCAAGAAAATTTGCTCTGTTCTGTCTATGTATTATTTAATCTATAGC encodes:
- the LOC121783357 gene encoding Golgi SNAP receptor complex member 1-1-like, translating into MDPPASWDSLRKQARKLETQLDEQMHLYRKLVSTKVESCNDNDLESGIDHLLKQLQQVNVQMQTWVSSGGSEIFSHTLTRHQEILQDLTQEFKRLHSSHKAKKEHASLLEDFREFDRSRLDLEEGGGSYDQALLKERASLHRNSSQVDSVISQAQETLKSLVFQRSTFGGINLKLSNVGSRLPTVNNILSSIKKKKSMDTIVLSLVASVCTFLILIYWWTK